In one Neobacillus sp. CF12 genomic region, the following are encoded:
- a CDS encoding AI-2E family transporter yields MINNLIKSSGFKRILIFVLLALVLYGLKDMINLILFTFIFTFLMDRLVIFLNRKIPLNRKILVVASYSTIVGLLSYGLVKYLPMIIGEITALIKQITTFYTSKHDNIILNYLVERLEEIQISSYLERGFTFLITYFTDISTFGLQILIALLMSLFFLLEKPRLIEFTKKFKTSKVASIYAEIEFFSAKFVGTFGKVIEAQIIIAVVNCILTTIALWIFGFPQLGGLSIMILFLGLIPVAGVIISLIPLVIIGYSIGGVMTVLYVFIAIMIIHAIEAYILNPNLMSSKTNLPVFYTFLVLIFSEHFFGVWGLIIGIPVFVFILDVLEVTDNKKV; encoded by the coding sequence ATGATAAATAATCTAATTAAAAGCAGTGGTTTTAAAAGAATTTTAATTTTTGTCTTACTCGCGTTAGTTCTTTATGGACTAAAAGATATGATCAATTTGATTTTATTTACCTTTATTTTCACCTTTTTAATGGACCGGTTAGTAATCTTCTTGAACAGAAAAATACCACTTAATCGAAAAATACTTGTTGTTGCATCCTATTCCACCATTGTAGGTCTTCTCTCGTATGGTCTTGTGAAATATTTACCAATGATTATTGGTGAAATAACAGCTCTTATAAAGCAGATTACGACCTTCTATACTTCTAAGCATGACAATATCATATTAAATTATCTGGTAGAGAGGCTTGAGGAAATTCAAATCTCAAGCTATTTAGAGAGAGGTTTTACCTTTTTAATCACCTATTTCACAGATATTAGTACATTTGGCTTGCAAATACTTATCGCCCTTTTAATGAGCTTGTTTTTCTTATTAGAAAAACCAAGACTAATTGAATTTACGAAAAAGTTTAAAACAAGCAAGGTTGCTTCTATTTACGCAGAAATTGAATTTTTCTCGGCTAAGTTTGTGGGGACATTCGGAAAGGTAATTGAAGCACAAATAATTATTGCGGTGGTTAACTGTATTCTAACAACGATTGCATTATGGATTTTTGGTTTCCCGCAATTAGGCGGACTGTCCATTATGATCTTATTTTTGGGCTTGATCCCTGTTGCCGGAGTAATCATTTCGCTTATACCACTAGTCATTATTGGTTATAGTATTGGCGGGGTTATGACAGTCCTTTATGTTTTTATCGCGATTATGATTATACACGCAATTGAAGCATATATATTAAATCCAAACTTAATGTCATCCAAAACGAATTTACCTGTTTTCTACACATTCCTAGTATTAATTTTCTCGGAACACTTCTTTGGGGTTTGGGGCTTAATCATTGGTATTCCCGTTTTTGTTTTCATCTTGGATGTATTAGAAGTAACAGACAATAAAAAAGTATAA
- a CDS encoding cation diffusion facilitator family transporter, which produces MGELFRLLRKGNKSALIAGIVNTIISIAKGVAYMYTGNVAMFAETMHSLGDAANQFFVFIGSALSKKSPTERFPNGFGRLVNLVLLGAVLIVGIMAFETIQEGYHHILHPAESEGFLINVGVLAFALILEIYVLYKAMKEVMHEVGEPASGLSVIFRSFAHLGRAKPATKLVFMEDLVATSGGLLAILAVIISHFTGVLWIEGAASILIGLMMFFVVGRVFLDNAAGVLGRADEEMEEKIGQLVMSDPDVKDIQDLAVIKEGEDLHVELEIEIDPSLTIAAADDIKDRLQEKIMAEKGVVDVTIEFDEEDGVSTWKPDTTEK; this is translated from the coding sequence GTGGGAGAATTATTTAGATTATTGAGAAAAGGTAATAAATCTGCCTTGATTGCAGGAATCGTTAACACCATTATTTCTATCGCCAAAGGTGTTGCATATATGTACACTGGAAATGTCGCCATGTTTGCAGAAACGATGCATAGTCTAGGGGATGCCGCCAACCAGTTTTTCGTGTTTATCGGTTCGGCCTTAAGTAAGAAGTCTCCAACTGAACGCTTTCCAAATGGCTTTGGTCGATTGGTTAACTTAGTATTACTAGGTGCAGTACTAATTGTTGGGATTATGGCGTTTGAGACAATCCAGGAAGGGTATCATCATATCCTTCATCCGGCTGAATCCGAAGGGTTTTTAATTAATGTGGGCGTTCTGGCATTCGCCCTCATCCTAGAGATATACGTACTTTATAAGGCAATGAAGGAAGTCATGCATGAAGTTGGTGAACCTGCAAGTGGTCTAAGTGTCATCTTTAGAAGTTTTGCCCATCTAGGAAGAGCAAAGCCTGCCACAAAGTTAGTTTTTATGGAAGATTTAGTCGCGACCAGCGGCGGATTACTAGCAATACTGGCTGTCATCATATCCCACTTTACCGGTGTCCTTTGGATTGAGGGAGCAGCTTCCATCCTAATTGGTTTAATGATGTTCTTCGTGGTAGGAAGAGTCTTTTTGGATAATGCTGCGGGTGTTCTTGGAAGGGCAGATGAGGAAATGGAAGAGAAAATTGGTCAATTAGTGATGTCTGATCCAGATGTTAAAGATATCCAAGACCTTGCTGTAATTAAAGAAGGGGAAGATTTACATGTGGAATTAGAAATTGAAATTGACCCAAGTCTCACGATAGCAGCTGCAGATGATATTAAAGACCGTCTACAGGAGAAAATCATGGCAGAAAAAGGCGTTGTTGATGTCACGATTGAGTTTGATGAAGAAGATGGAGTCTCGACGTGGAAACCTGATACAACAGAAAAATAA
- a CDS encoding acyl-CoA thioesterase, with translation MESKTCNESRVVRTSRIFPNDVNNHNTMFGGKLMSDMDMLASISAARHSRKECVTASTDSVDFLSPITQQDSVCFESFVTWTGTSSIEVFVKIIAENLLTGNRKIAATAFFTFVALDENGKPTKVPRIIPETEEEKKLYETGKERAEKRKEHRKSSKELASYFTTEKPWE, from the coding sequence ATGGAATCAAAAACATGTAATGAATCAAGAGTTGTTCGAACGAGCAGGATCTTTCCAAACGATGTAAATAACCATAATACGATGTTTGGCGGAAAACTAATGAGTGATATGGATATGCTTGCATCCATCTCAGCTGCACGTCATTCAAGAAAAGAATGTGTTACCGCCTCAACGGACTCCGTAGATTTTCTTAGTCCGATTACCCAACAGGACTCCGTTTGCTTTGAATCCTTTGTCACCTGGACAGGTACATCATCGATAGAAGTTTTCGTAAAAATCATTGCCGAAAATTTATTAACGGGCAATCGAAAGATAGCTGCCACTGCCTTTTTCACCTTTGTTGCACTGGATGAAAACGGAAAACCGACAAAAGTTCCAAGGATTATTCCTGAAACAGAAGAAGAAAAAAAACTCTATGAAACAGGAAAAGAAAGAGCTGAAAAACGTAAAGAACATCGAAAAAGCAGTAAGGAACTAGCAAGTTATTTTACAACTGAAAAGCCCTGGGAATAA
- the nadE gene encoding ammonia-dependent NAD(+) synthetase encodes MVTMQREIMQTLNVKSEVNPKEEIRNRIDFLKTYLLKTKSKGYVLGISGGQDSTLAGRLVQLAVEELRSEGKDALFIAVRLPYGVQKDEADAIRAMNFIRADRQYTYNIQSAVDAVQTEYNAVTSSEPLSDYHKGNVKARMRMIAQYAFGGMEGLLVIGTDHAAEAVTGFYTKYGDGGVDVLPLSGLTKRQGKALLKELGAEESLYMKVPTADLLDHKPGQADETELGISYDDIDDYLEGKPVSKEIADKIEKRYLLTEHKRQLPASMFDQWWK; translated from the coding sequence ATGGTTACCATGCAAAGAGAAATTATGCAGACATTGAACGTTAAATCTGAGGTTAATCCTAAGGAAGAGATAAGAAATCGAATTGATTTTTTAAAAACTTATCTGTTAAAAACAAAGTCAAAGGGATATGTACTCGGAATTAGTGGAGGGCAAGATTCAACTTTGGCGGGACGGCTTGTGCAGTTAGCCGTGGAGGAACTTCGAAGCGAAGGGAAGGACGCATTATTTATTGCAGTCCGACTGCCTTACGGTGTTCAGAAAGATGAAGCAGATGCCATTCGTGCGATGAACTTCATTCGTGCAGACCGTCAGTATACATATAATATTCAAAGTGCAGTTGACGCCGTTCAAACGGAGTATAATGCTGTAACTTCCTCAGAGCCCTTAAGCGATTATCATAAAGGAAATGTGAAGGCAAGGATGAGAATGATTGCTCAATATGCTTTTGGAGGAATGGAAGGATTGCTGGTAATAGGTACAGACCATGCAGCTGAGGCGGTTACTGGATTTTATACAAAATACGGTGATGGTGGCGTAGATGTATTGCCGTTGAGCGGATTGACGAAACGCCAGGGAAAAGCATTACTTAAAGAGCTTGGTGCAGAGGAAAGCCTTTATATGAAAGTACCAACAGCTGATTTGCTTGATCATAAGCCTGGTCAAGCGGATGAAACAGAACTTGGAATTTCATATGATGACATCGATGATTACTTAGAAGGAAAGCCAGTCTCAAAGGAAATCGCAGATAAGATTGAAAAACGTTATCTTTTAACAGAACATAAACGACAACTTCCAGCATCTATGTTTGATCAATGGTGGAAGTAA
- a CDS encoding amino acid permease yields MGTSNKLGFWVLTALVVGNMVGSGIFMLPRSLSEAASPGGVLLAWLFTGIGVMMIALVFGNLAIRKPNLTGGPQIYAKELFKPGSQSSVLSGFMASWGYWIGNVAGNVAIITTFAGYLSTFFPVLTSQADWFTIGGFTLKVGNGLTFIVCTLLLWGTHFIILRGLESAGKLNFAATAAKVTGFLLFIIVGLFAFDKTNIVPMVETRLGDSGQTFGLMSQVNNAALVTLWAFCGLESAVVFASRAKRKIDVKRATIVGLFIALGIYIGISTLVMGMLDQNTLINSEKPLIDAIQTVLGPVGGKILAAIGLVSLFGSTIGWVMLSAEVPYQAAKQGLFLPAFLKENKKGLPIFSLILTNGIAQVFIFSTVSKSISGAFDFIIIIATLAYLVPYFIASVYQLKLVIKGETYLNTKSRVIDGIIALVATIYSVWVIISGTSDLKTFILGIVLLTSGIFFYGSLKKSHAKDKEQKELLSA; encoded by the coding sequence TTGGGGACTTCAAATAAATTAGGTTTTTGGGTATTAACGGCACTTGTCGTTGGAAATATGGTTGGCTCGGGTATATTTATGCTTCCACGCTCATTGTCTGAGGCTGCAAGCCCAGGTGGAGTTTTGTTAGCATGGCTTTTTACAGGTATTGGTGTAATGATGATTGCACTTGTTTTCGGTAACTTAGCCATTCGGAAACCCAATTTAACGGGTGGTCCGCAAATCTATGCAAAAGAACTGTTTAAACCAGGATCTCAAAGTTCAGTCCTTTCAGGATTTATGGCGTCATGGGGTTACTGGATTGGGAATGTAGCTGGAAATGTTGCGATTATTACCACCTTTGCAGGTTATTTATCAACTTTCTTTCCTGTCTTAACTAGTCAAGCGGACTGGTTTACGATTGGCGGGTTTACATTAAAAGTTGGTAATGGGTTAACCTTCATTGTTTGTACCCTTCTATTATGGGGTACGCATTTCATTATTTTACGCGGATTAGAGAGTGCTGGTAAATTAAATTTTGCCGCAACAGCAGCAAAGGTGACTGGATTTTTACTTTTTATCATCGTCGGACTTTTTGCTTTCGATAAAACAAATATAGTACCAATGGTTGAAACTAGATTAGGTGATTCAGGTCAAACATTTGGTTTAATGTCACAGGTTAACAATGCAGCATTAGTAACATTATGGGCATTCTGCGGATTAGAGTCAGCCGTTGTATTTGCCTCACGTGCCAAGCGAAAAATCGATGTAAAACGTGCCACGATTGTTGGACTATTTATCGCTCTTGGCATCTACATTGGAATCAGCACCCTCGTAATGGGGATGTTGGATCAAAATACGCTCATCAATTCGGAAAAGCCATTAATCGATGCGATTCAAACCGTACTAGGACCGGTTGGAGGAAAAATATTAGCTGCTATTGGTTTAGTCAGCCTATTTGGTTCAACCATTGGCTGGGTAATGTTAAGTGCGGAAGTGCCATATCAAGCTGCAAAACAAGGATTATTCTTACCCGCCTTCTTAAAGGAAAACAAAAAAGGACTACCGATATTTTCACTCATTTTAACAAATGGAATCGCCCAGGTTTTTATTTTTTCAACTGTATCAAAATCAATTTCAGGTGCATTTGATTTTATTATCATTATTGCAACGTTAGCCTATTTAGTACCTTATTTTATTGCATCGGTGTATCAATTGAAATTGGTGATTAAGGGAGAAACCTATCTTAACACCAAGTCGAGAGTTATCGACGGAATTATTGCATTAGTTGCTACTATCTATTCAGTTTGGGTAATCATTTCAGGGACTTCTGATCTTAAGACCTTTATATTAGGGATTGTCCTCCTAACAAGTGGGATCTTCTTTTATGGGTCGCTTAAGAAGAGTCATGCGAAAGATAAAGAACAAAAAGAACTATTATCTGCATAA
- a CDS encoding amino acid ABC transporter substrate-binding protein — protein MKKLVIVFALLLSILLLLSACGKDEAKEDKKDNNKTAEKADEQDLLAKVKDDGKLLIGTEGTYAPFTFHDESGNLTGFDVEIATEVAKRLGVDPEFKETQWDAIFAGLDAKRFDMIANQVGIRPDRQEKYDFSDPYIKSAAVLITHKDNDKIKAFEDIKGLNAAQSLTSNYGDMAKKYGANLVGVEGFTQSVELLASKRVDVTINDRISYLDYTKQRPDAPIKVVATSEEASASGLMFRKDSDTLVTEVNKALSAMIEDGTYTKISEKWFGEDVLK, from the coding sequence GTGAAGAAATTAGTTATTGTTTTTGCACTTTTACTAAGCATTCTTTTGCTTTTGTCTGCTTGTGGTAAAGATGAGGCAAAGGAAGATAAAAAAGATAATAACAAAACTGCTGAAAAAGCAGATGAACAAGATTTACTGGCAAAGGTCAAGGATGATGGAAAACTGCTAATTGGGACGGAAGGTACATACGCTCCATTTACTTTTCATGATGAAAGTGGAAATCTGACTGGATTTGATGTCGAAATTGCTACTGAAGTGGCAAAACGGTTAGGTGTAGACCCTGAGTTTAAAGAAACCCAGTGGGATGCTATTTTTGCCGGACTTGATGCCAAACGTTTTGATATGATTGCCAACCAGGTAGGAATTCGCCCAGATCGCCAAGAAAAATACGATTTTTCTGATCCTTATATCAAATCTGCTGCTGTCTTGATTACACACAAGGATAATGACAAGATCAAGGCATTTGAAGACATAAAAGGCTTAAACGCAGCACAATCATTAACAAGTAACTATGGAGATATGGCTAAAAAGTATGGGGCCAATCTAGTTGGGGTAGAAGGTTTTACTCAAAGCGTTGAACTTCTCGCATCCAAACGAGTTGACGTTACCATTAACGACCGAATTTCGTATCTAGATTATACAAAACAAAGGCCTGATGCACCGATTAAGGTTGTTGCTACAAGTGAAGAGGCATCGGCAAGCGGGCTTATGTTCAGAAAAGACAGTGATACTCTTGTCACTGAAGTGAATAAGGCTTTGTCCGCAATGATTGAAGATGGCACATACACAAAAATCTCAGAGAAATGGTTTGGTGAAGATGTACTTAAATAG
- a CDS encoding amino acid ABC transporter permease, producing MYLNSIFADPERTARLMDIAQSSFLPLLKGAIFNTIPLTLISFVIGLALAILTAMARISHVKVFHMIAGVYVSVIRGTPLLVQLFIIFYGLPTIGIIIDSYIAAVIGFSLSVGAYASEIIRAAILSIAKGQWEAGYSIGMSYSQVLRRIILPQAARVSLPPLSNSFISLVKDTSLASLVLVSEMFRKAQEIAASNYEFLLVYSEAALIYWVICFILSVIQQMMEKKLDRYV from the coding sequence ATGTACTTAAATAGTATTTTTGCTGATCCAGAGAGAACGGCCCGTTTAATGGATATTGCACAAAGTTCCTTTCTGCCCCTTCTGAAAGGGGCTATTTTTAATACTATTCCATTAACACTGATTTCATTTGTCATTGGATTAGCTTTAGCGATACTAACAGCAATGGCTCGTATTTCTCATGTGAAGGTTTTCCATATGATTGCGGGAGTTTATGTTTCAGTAATTCGGGGAACTCCTCTATTGGTACAGTTATTTATCATTTTTTATGGCCTTCCCACTATAGGGATCATTATCGATTCCTATATCGCTGCAGTGATAGGCTTTTCTCTTAGTGTAGGAGCATATGCATCCGAAATTATTCGAGCGGCGATTCTCTCGATAGCGAAAGGACAGTGGGAAGCAGGCTACTCAATTGGTATGAGTTATTCTCAAGTTTTGCGAAGAATTATCCTGCCACAGGCAGCACGGGTTTCCCTGCCGCCACTCTCCAATTCGTTTATTAGTCTTGTAAAAGATACTTCCCTTGCATCTCTAGTACTTGTTTCCGAGATGTTCCGTAAAGCCCAAGAAATTGCTGCGAGCAATTATGAATTCTTATTGGTTTATTCTGAAGCAGCGTTGATCTATTGGGTCATTTGCTTTATCCTTTCCGTTATCCAGCAGATGATGGAAAAGAAACTGGATAGGTATGTTTAA
- a CDS encoding amino acid ABC transporter ATP-binding protein codes for MISIQGLYKQFGKLEVLKGIDLEVSKGKVVVVIGPSGSGKTTMLRCLNILETPSNGVISIEGNILDFSQGVPKKRIAEFRRLTGMVFQSYNLFPHKTALENVMEGPIIVKKESKDAARNRARGLLEKVGLGDKIDFYPAQLSGGQQQRVGIARALAMDPKVMLFDEPTSALDPELVGEVLKVMKDLATEGMTMIVVTHEMRFAREAADEVIFMDQGVVVERDKPETIFTNPKEERTRKFLNMIQ; via the coding sequence ATGATTTCAATTCAAGGACTTTATAAGCAATTTGGTAAATTAGAGGTTTTAAAAGGTATTGATCTCGAAGTTAGCAAAGGAAAAGTGGTTGTGGTTATTGGTCCATCTGGCTCAGGGAAAACGACAATGCTACGGTGTTTAAATATATTGGAAACACCATCCAATGGTGTTATTAGCATTGAAGGCAATATTTTAGATTTTTCCCAGGGGGTACCGAAAAAAAGAATTGCAGAATTTCGCCGATTAACTGGTATGGTGTTTCAAAGTTACAACCTCTTCCCTCATAAAACAGCCCTCGAGAATGTGATGGAGGGCCCAATCATTGTAAAAAAAGAGAGTAAAGATGCTGCACGAAATAGGGCTCGAGGTTTATTAGAAAAGGTTGGTCTAGGAGATAAAATCGATTTTTATCCTGCCCAACTCTCTGGTGGGCAGCAGCAAAGGGTAGGGATTGCCAGAGCATTGGCGATGGATCCAAAGGTTATGCTCTTTGATGAACCGACATCAGCTCTAGACCCTGAACTGGTGGGGGAAGTCCTAAAAGTAATGAAGGACCTCGCGACCGAAGGGATGACGATGATTGTCGTTACACACGAAATGCGCTTTGCCCGAGAGGCTGCGGATGAGGTTATTTTTATGGACCAAGGTGTAGTAGTAGAGAGGGACAAACCAGAAACGATCTTTACCAATCCAAAAGAAGAGCGAACAAGGAAATTTTTAAATATGATTCAGTAA
- a CDS encoding NfeD family protein has protein sequence MEVFNLPLETIYLYGLIGSGILTILYVFFADVVHFDGPDFLNPVIILAFVTLFSASGYLFEKLSAIHYLAIVGISAIIAFILVTFLNVFVLVPLSNAEESLVYKESDLRGRIGTVITAIPTDGYGEVMIESISGRIAKSATSFDRVQIANGTKVLVVDIKDGVLQVSSHQEIENYLL, from the coding sequence ATGGAAGTATTCAATCTGCCATTAGAGACGATTTATTTGTATGGATTAATTGGTTCGGGTATTTTGACGATTTTGTATGTATTCTTTGCAGATGTTGTCCATTTTGACGGACCAGATTTTCTTAATCCAGTGATTATCCTGGCTTTTGTAACTCTTTTTTCAGCAAGCGGGTATTTATTTGAAAAGCTTTCTGCGATTCATTACTTGGCGATCGTAGGAATATCAGCAATTATAGCTTTTATCCTGGTTACTTTTTTAAATGTTTTTGTCCTTGTCCCATTATCGAATGCTGAAGAATCACTTGTATACAAAGAAAGTGATTTAAGAGGCAGAATCGGAACGGTAATAACAGCGATTCCTACTGATGGTTATGGTGAAGTAATGATTGAAAGTATTAGTGGAAGAATTGCGAAATCAGCGACAAGCTTCGATCGTGTTCAGATTGCGAATGGCACGAAGGTGCTTGTGGTTGATATAAAAGATGGGGTCCTTCAAGTTTCATCCCATCAAGAGATAGAGAATTATTTACTATAG
- a CDS encoding flotillin family protein gives MELGFWIVIGIVAFILIALIGVFITKYRTAGPDEALIVTGSFLGNGNVHVDESGNKIKIIRGGGSFILPVFQQAKPLSLLSSKLEVTTPEVYTEQGVPVMADGVAIIKIGGSISEIATAAEQFLGKAKDDRENEAKEVLEGHLRSILGSMTVEEIYKNRDKFSQEVQRVASQDLAKMGLVIVSFTIRDVRDKNGYLDSLGKPRIAQVKRDADIATAEADKETRIKKAEAAKEAKRSELERATEIAEAEKVNQLKVAEFRREQDSAKARADMAYELESARAKQEVTEQEMQVKIIERQKQIELEEKEILRRERQYDSEVKKKADADRYSVEQAAAANKAKQIAEAEANKYRIEAMAKAEAERVRLDGLSKAEAQKAQGTAEAEIIRLKGLAEAEAKEKIAEAFEQFGQAAILDMIIKMLPEYAKQVASPLANIDKITVVDTGGSGENGGANKITGYATNLMATLQESLKASSGIDVKELIENYSGKGNVKRSIEELTDTLKKPE, from the coding sequence TTGGAATTAGGTTTTTGGATTGTTATTGGGATTGTTGCGTTTATATTAATTGCTTTGATTGGTGTTTTTATTACGAAGTATCGAACAGCGGGGCCAGATGAGGCGCTGATTGTTACGGGCAGTTTCTTAGGAAACGGAAATGTTCATGTGGATGAATCAGGTAATAAAATAAAGATTATCCGCGGTGGCGGTAGCTTCATCCTTCCAGTGTTTCAACAAGCAAAGCCACTAAGCTTATTATCTAGTAAACTTGAGGTAACAACACCTGAAGTATATACAGAGCAAGGTGTACCGGTCATGGCAGATGGTGTTGCGATTATAAAAATTGGCGGCTCCATTAGTGAAATTGCCACTGCAGCAGAACAGTTCCTTGGTAAAGCCAAGGATGATAGAGAAAATGAAGCGAAGGAAGTTCTTGAGGGTCACTTGCGTTCCATCCTTGGTTCTATGACGGTGGAAGAAATTTATAAAAACCGTGATAAATTCTCCCAAGAAGTTCAACGAGTTGCTTCACAGGACTTGGCGAAAATGGGATTAGTCATCGTTTCCTTTACAATTAGGGATGTTCGCGATAAAAATGGATACCTGGATTCCCTTGGTAAACCGCGTATTGCCCAAGTGAAACGTGATGCGGATATTGCTACAGCAGAGGCAGACAAAGAGACGAGAATAAAAAAAGCCGAAGCAGCGAAAGAAGCCAAACGTTCCGAATTAGAGCGTGCAACTGAAATCGCAGAGGCAGAGAAAGTGAATCAACTAAAGGTTGCCGAGTTCCGTCGTGAACAAGATAGTGCTAAAGCACGGGCTGACATGGCATATGAATTGGAAAGTGCAAGGGCGAAGCAGGAAGTAACAGAGCAGGAAATGCAAGTTAAAATTATCGAAAGACAGAAACAAATTGAATTAGAAGAAAAAGAAATATTACGTCGAGAACGTCAATATGATTCTGAAGTCAAGAAAAAGGCGGATGCGGATAGATACTCGGTTGAGCAGGCAGCTGCAGCGAATAAAGCAAAACAAATTGCTGAGGCGGAAGCGAATAAATATCGTATTGAAGCAATGGCAAAGGCGGAAGCAGAACGAGTTCGTCTAGATGGTTTGTCCAAAGCAGAAGCGCAAAAGGCACAAGGTACGGCAGAAGCAGAAATTATTCGCCTAAAAGGTTTGGCAGAAGCAGAAGCGAAAGAAAAGATTGCAGAAGCGTTTGAACAATTCGGTCAAGCCGCAATCTTAGATATGATCATCAAAATGCTTCCTGAATATGCGAAGCAGGTGGCAAGCCCGCTTGCTAATATCGATAAGATTACCGTGGTAGACACCGGTGGTTCTGGAGAGAATGGCGGCGCCAATAAGATTACTGGTTATGCTACAAATCTAATGGCAACACTTCAGGAATCATTAAAGGCTTCCAGTGGAATTGATGTTAAAGAACTCATCGAGAACTATTCTGGAAAAGGAAATGTAAAACGAAGTATTGAGGAACTGACAGATACCCTGAAAAAGCCAGAATAA
- a CDS encoding response regulator transcription factor: MKILLVDDEKRILEVLEAYLEREGYEIHCADNGIDALKKAKTINPDLIILDLMLPDISGEEVCRLVRKESDVPILMLTAKSAEDDRINGIVMGADDYLTKPFSPREVVVRVQAILRRVKKTEKVERIEFNNKQLAIDLSKKEVTVKGQDVILTPIEYKLLTNMALNPGRVYSRMDLLEKIQDEGMYYEGYERSVDTHIKNLRKKIELDSRQPTFILTVFGMGYKFGGVLDVSNTAV; encoded by the coding sequence ATGAAAATATTACTAGTTGATGATGAGAAAAGAATCCTAGAAGTCCTCGAAGCCTACCTCGAAAGAGAAGGCTATGAAATTCATTGTGCAGATAATGGAATAGATGCCTTAAAAAAGGCGAAAACAATAAATCCAGATTTAATTATTTTAGATCTAATGCTTCCGGATATTTCCGGTGAAGAGGTATGCCGTTTAGTTAGAAAAGAATCGGATGTTCCGATTCTGATGCTGACCGCTAAGTCTGCGGAAGATGACCGCATTAACGGGATTGTCATGGGGGCAGACGATTATTTAACGAAGCCATTTAGCCCGCGGGAAGTAGTGGTGCGGGTACAAGCAATCCTTAGAAGAGTCAAGAAAACAGAGAAGGTTGAACGAATCGAATTCAATAACAAACAACTGGCGATTGACTTAAGCAAAAAAGAAGTGACCGTTAAAGGGCAGGATGTTATTTTGACACCAATTGAATATAAACTGCTCACCAATATGGCACTCAATCCTGGAAGAGTATATAGTCGGATGGACTTACTCGAAAAAATTCAGGATGAAGGAATGTATTATGAAGGCTACGAGCGCAGTGTCGATACGCATATTAAAAACCTTCGGAAAAAAATCGAATTGGATTCAAGGCAGCCAACGTTTATTCTCACCGTATTTGGAATGGGTTATAAATTCGGAGGGGTGCTAGATGTTTCAAACACTGCGGTCTAG